A window from Prionailurus viverrinus isolate Anna unplaced genomic scaffold, UM_Priviv_1.0 scaffold_42, whole genome shotgun sequence encodes these proteins:
- the LOC125159112 gene encoding keratin-associated protein 12-1-like, producing MCHTSCSTGCQASCGSSGPCQASCCVPVSCKPVCVPVSCRLAVCVPVSCRPACVPSCQSSVCVPVSCKPECVPSCQSSVCVPVSCTPTVCVPVSCRPACVPSCQSSVCVPVSCKPECVPSCQSSVCVPVSCTPTVCVPVSCKPACVPSCRPSCPTLVCRPVCCSSPCCF from the coding sequence ATGTGCCACACCAGCTGCTCCACGGGCTGCCAGGCTTCCTGCGGCTCCTCCGGCCCCTGCCAGGCGTCCTGCTGTGTGCCCGTGAGCTGCAAGCCCGTGTGCGTGCCCGTGAGCTGCAGACTCGCCGTGTGCGTGCCCGTGAGCTGCAGGCCCGCGTGTGTGCCCTCCTGCCAGTCCTCCGTGTGCGTGCCCGTGAGCTGCAAGCCCGAGTGTGTGCCCTCCTGCCAGTCCTCCGTGTGCGTGCCCGTGAGCTGCACACCCACTGTGTGCGTGCCCGTGAGCTGCAGGCCCGCGTGTGTGCCCTCCTGCCAGTCCTCCGTGTGCGTGCCCGTGAGCTGCAAGCCCGAGTGTGTGCCCTCCTGCCAGTCCTCCGTGTGCGTGCCCGTGAGCTGCACACCCACCGTGTGCGTGCCCGTGAGCTGCAAGCCCGCGTGTGTGCCCTCCTGCCGGCCCTCTTGCCCCACCCTGGTCTGCAGACCCGTGTGCTGTAGCTCCCCATGCTGCTTCTGA